Proteins co-encoded in one Salarias fasciatus chromosome 4, fSalaFa1.1, whole genome shotgun sequence genomic window:
- the shisa9b gene encoding protein shisa-9B gives MRGAELLLGYFLVKVTVCDAEGEPGQSVDGFMLVTGFNESKDAGSGVTESPHVEDKCRGYYDVMGQWDPPFTCETGNYLYCCGTCGFRFCCAFRSSRLDQTTCKNYDTPPWMMTGRPPPKVDVALESAKDKTNLIVYVICGVVAIMALIGIFTKLGLEKTHRPNRENMSRALAQVIRHPASEHTDDIGFGQHYENIQTRVNSFHSSQLNNLAHSPTLISQPYPAVGPITSPYEQQNPVPDLNKYTSLKAVAEKANDSFHSSRRQLMEMATKGGLPMEGMDMEPELSNPYSPPRQLAAKQNGHKHKSSRSHSSQSLCYSSSAAASPAVLRSWESRETLGLRQSYGPKKLCIVEQELHNARYLPPQPYFVTNSKTEVTV, from the exons ATGCGGGGCGCCGAGCTGCTGCTCGGCTACTTTCTGGTGAAAGTTACGGTGTGCGACGCGGAGGGCGAGCCGGGTCAGAGCGTCGACGGCTTCATGCTGGTCACCGGCTTCAACGAGTCCAAGGACGCCGGCAGCGGAGTGACGGAGAGCCCGCACGTCGAGGACAAGTGTCGCGGCTACTACGACGTGATGGGCCAGTGGGACCCGCCGTTCACGTGCGAGACGGGGAACTACCTGTACTGCTGCGGCACCTGTGGCTTCCGGTTCTGCTGCGCCTTCAGGAGCTCCCGGCTGGACCAGACCACCTGCAAGAACTACGACACCCCGCCGTGGATGATGACCGGCAGACCCCCTCCCAAGGTGGACGTGGCGCTGGAGTCCGCCAAGGATAAGACCAACCTGATCGTGTACGTGATCTGCGGGGTCGTGGCCATCATGGCTCTGATTGGGATTTTCACCAAGCTGGGTTTGGAGAAGACGCACCGTccaaacagagagaacatgtcTCG AGCTCTTGCACAAGTGATCCGCCACCCTGCCTCCGAACACACGGACGACATAGGCTTCGGTCAACACTACGAAAACATACAAACCAGAGTTAACAGTTTCC ACAGCAGCCAGCTGAACAATCTGGCTCACTCACCCACTCTGATAAGTCAGCCGTACCCGGCCGTGGGACCGATCACCAGCCCGTACGAGCAGCAGAACCCCGTGCCGGATCTCAACAAGTACACCTCACTCAAGGCTGTGG CTGAGAAAGCTAATGACAGCTTCCACAGCAGCCGGCGGCAACTTATGGAGATGGCGACCAAGGGAGGCCTTCCTATGGAGGGCATGGACATGGAGCCCGAGCTGAGTAATCCTTACAGCCCCCCCAGACAGCTGGCCGCCAAGCAGAACGGGCACAAGCACAAAAGCTCCAGGAGCCACAGCTCCCAGTCGCTGTGCTACagctccagcgccgccgccagccCGGCCGTGCTCCGGTCCTGGGAGAGCAGGGAGACGCTGGGACTCCGGCAGAGCTACGGCCCAAAGAAACTCTGCATCgtggagcaggagctgcacaaCGCCCGCTACCTGCCTCCACAGCCGTACTTTGTCACCAACAGCAAGACGGAAGTGACCGTATGA